The Helicoverpa armigera isolate CAAS_96S chromosome 7, ASM3070526v1, whole genome shotgun sequence genomic sequence AGGTTCATTATTTACAGTACATAATTCAAAAGCTTTTCCTCTAAAGAGGTCGTACAAGCTCGATCCAATCCTTTAGTAAGAATTAGTGACGTCACCAAAATGGCGGCTGATTTGAATTGGCATTCTTGCATACTTCATATTCAAAAAGCGACCGGAAAATCAGCTTTAGATACACCTTTTCGCAGTTTCATCATAATCGCATCGTACACGGCCAACTTGGCTGCGTTCCTGACTGTTTCACGGCTGGACACACCTATCGAGTCGCTGGATGACTTGTCAAAACAATACAAGATACAGTACGCCCCGCTTAATGGGTCGGCGGCCATGACTTACTTCCAGAGGATGGCTAATATCGAGGAGAAGTTTTATGAGTAAGTGTTAAACTGATTTAGTGTGATTGGAGAATGATTTGTGCAAGGTTTCCATCTATATGCCTCCTTCCAACCATATTATATTACATCTGCATTACCCACGAATTTATTTGGGGAGAGAGACCGTAGGCCAATCTCAATATATGCCGTTAGGCGTATGCCATCAGCGcaaaaaatgtattcaaaatgATTAGATACTCTTATGTCACGTATTGTGAAAAACCATGCGATAAAAGCATTTTAATGGACAGAATTTACTAtgcaattaataataaatatctattttaaTCTGCTGATTTAATATATCAGTTAATAGCTTTATCGGAATGCAGGAAACAGATAACTCATAAATAGGTTCCATATACTGAAAaacctattcaaaatattgagcgataatacaattttccttcaaaaacacaaaaaagatGTTGACATTTATAATTAGGCTGAATAAATTGACTTTTCTGAAATgtcaaatgaaattatttttccttatttatctCAAAATTGGGCCACGAAACTCTGACGCGAAGTATACGCATTTAATGAATTTGCTTTTTCCAAAATTTGTGTTACGCACATACGATTAACACTAAATTTATAACTGTCACCTGACAGCAACTGCCTAGGTAACCTACTGACCGAATTACATTTTAGGTAACCTAGCATACCTAATAAATGAGGATAGTAGGCCTACAATGATTCACTATAGAAATACATGATTAAATACAGCTTTGAAAACGAAACAAAGGACTGAAATTCATTTTACAGAACATTAAATTTAAGTCTAAGTGTTTGTTATAGAAGACGTTTTTTAGATTACCCAAGAGAACGGGCcctattttatttcttagatcTTATTGTTTCTTGAAGTAAGGGTTTCCAAGTGcccttaaaatttaaaaaatcactttaCATGACCTACTTAATTGATCATTATTTTAGCCATTACGGGGCCTAATTCTAGATCTCACGTTTTCATCACGACTGTAATTTACATAACAATTcttacattaataaattaacccACTTAAAAAGTCTCCTGCAAAGTTACAAACTATGGCTTTATCTCAGAATCTTCTAAATTAGTCCATCTGCGTACCGATAAGCGTTATCATTCCTTATCGGTCAAACGGCGCCAACACTTTCGTTTTAATgtgaactttttttattttttctttataaatattgtagatgtttaatctgtgattaaataagacgtgaaGTCATTCAACCTCATTATTGAAATTAGCTACGCTATAGTTTAGACAGGAAACAGTAATTTTATCGTAATTCGCTTCGGTTTTTGGTGAAGCCTTAATTATTTCTTTGGGGGCTTTGGTATGGAAATATCTTTGTGTTGGGGTGTCAAGCTCCAGGTTTGCTGCTGGTGGTCTGAACTAAATAAAACCCCTATTTTCGATACAAAGAActgtaatatttactttttaaatgtcTCTAAAATCTAAAACGTTTCCAAAATCTTTGCATCTGCAACGCtgatttatttaactatttcGACCATTTCAGCTTATTTATTGAGTTGCATAGACCTCAGTTAATTAACAGCATCTGTGGTGTACTTAAAGGGTCAATACTTGGTCCAGctcgataaaataataagatttttttttgctgctCGTCAGTATTTGATAAGTATCTTTTATCGTAATTATAGGTTGAGGTTCAAACTCTCACTATCATGTTCATGGCCATAAAAGTAATAAactcataaattattatgttattcgCTTATCTTTCTTCATTTCGTAATCGGTCAAAATATGCACTTTTATCAGATCAAAGACACGCTAtgcaaattaaaaatgattGATCTTGCAAACAGACGAGAACGTAAGACAAAaatgtctttttttaacgaagAACACGCGAAAGATACGGCTATATTCAAAAAACCTTATGTTTCACTTTCAGCCATTTGATTATGAGGAAATGTCGACATATCCGCCATCTTGGTTGTTTCCCGCGCAACAAAGACGTTTAAATCAAACTTCAAAATTGGAACTTCTTCAAATTCCGAATTGTCCCACTGCACCCAAATGCACGTTCCTTTACACTCAATACCTGATTGCACTGGTATCACGAAGGTCAGCCGGCACTCGCTGCGATTAAAACCAAAAAAGATAGCCAGGTCAGGGCTAAGGAACTGGTCATGCGCTCATTAGCAACCGGATATTGGCTTTTggattaaaaattatatgaatcTGGGGACATTTCAGTAAGGACTCATTTCTCAAATCTCCCTTGAAAGCCTGCACTTACTTACtacttaaattaaagttttcaatataaaacacCATTTTTTCGGTGTTTACAATAACCGTCATgttaattgataattaattagAGTAGGACAAATCTAGATCTATACTTTCTTTAAACTAATGTTTGTTGAACTTGTGGCTCACAATTGGTTAAATTGATATCAAATACTAACTTCCTGCAAACCACATAAAATGATGTAACCCATTCAGTGATTACGCTAGAGCAAGTGCCTGGTATTTGCCAGTTTATCGCCCACCTAGTACGTATAGTAGTACTAGTGACCTAATTCCTTTTTCTAGCTCGCAAGAAAGATTAGCGAAGCCCGGTTTTCTATTACTCCATTGAACAGTTATAAGCTATTGTCGAGAATGCTCTTATGGGCCTTTGTTAGTGTTAGACTCAACAATTGAAATGTTTATAGAGAATTGTTCAGAATTAAGTTCTAACAGTTATTGTGGGTCTTTTGAGTTTATATTTAGCTCCACCATATTAGCTATAAATTGATTTGACGTTGATGAAGATCGATCTCTCGAAGTCTCGagattttcaaaacaaatatgACGTATTCTTCATCTCTTGCTCGACTTGTTTTGAATGGCCCACTTCAGGCAAAATTTGACAGTCAACATACTCCAATATTATATAAGTTATGTTCAAGTGTAGATCGCCTTGACCTTTCTGTACAAAAAGGTTCGATATATCAACTTTAGCTCCAGCCAAGGTGATGTTAATTCAAGTTCTGCCCAtcagaaaaagaaaacaagcgTGCACTATTGAGTATAAATAAACGAATCGATCTGACATTTGCTAAAATATAATCGGCGactaaaacaaaagagaatTAGTCTTAGTTAACAGCTCAATGTTTCTGAAATATCATCATTTgctttgaattaaatatttgacaAATGACATGTTATTAAGATTTTTGGGCTGGGTTAGGCTGCCTTAGGGGTAGTATGGTGCTTCAAAACGGACTAGCATAAAACATTCTAATTCTCTGCCCTCGCAGTACAGGTCTAACGTCATTGATTTCATGAAACATTAACTCGATTCTACACATTATTATAGTAGTCTAGACTAGACTAGTAGTGATTTACTAAGACAATTATTTAAGACACGCTCCTTAAAACTCGTTACCGTACCATTCATTACAAACCTCGAGGTGCCCAAACATTTACTCTGTCGATCAGTCATTTGCTCTGCGATCCTTAAAAAATCTATAGTCTCCTCTCACCATGGTCATATTATAGAATTTTGCTAGCAATGTTCCTAATGGGTCTCTAAGAAGCTACTGCCATTGTAAAACTCCCGAAGCTTTGAAATAAATGACCACAACTGACGTATTAACCACCGTCACGAACTCATTATTACCTCCTGGCTTTTTTCTCAGAAATACATCATTGTATTCCTTTTTTCAAAAGCCTCAAACATTTTGTGAAGATCATTTTTAATGAGTAGGTAACATGGTTTCCGCGTTATGAGGCCAATAGTTACCTCGTTTTGACATTCgttcaatatttaatgtttatttcgtAGAttgattatgtaattaatttaaattatcgtttaattatgtaggtatgtgttaaGTATTACGTAGTGAAGTTTTACTGTGTCACAATTGATTATTACTTCGACTCTTATGGCATACGTCAATCTTATGATTAAATTATGGCCAATCGTGATTTTCAATAAGTATTGCTCATGCAATTAGCTGTATCCATGAAACTGTTGTAGTAACACTAAGTTATAACTTATAAATTATCAAAACTACATTGACATTAGACGTTTGcacaaaattgtaataaattgcaaCCAAGAACCAGTTACCAAATTCGGTGAATTGTCTTTTATAACTCTGCAGTATTCATTACATTTCAATTTCAGAATATGGAAAGAAATGAGCCTGAACGACAGCTTGAAAGAGGTCGAACGCGCCAAACTGGCCGTCTGGGACTACCCAGTCAGTGACAAATACAGCAAGATGTGGCAAGCAATGGAAGAGGCTGTTCTGCCAAACACCATAGAGGAAGCTATCCAAAGAGTCAGAGACTCCAAGAGTTCCAGTGAAGGGTTCGCTTGGTTAGGCGATGCTACTGATGTCAAGTACCATGTGATGACCAGTTGTGATCTCCAGTCAGTTGGAGATGAATTCTCAAGGAAGCCGTATGCGATTGCCGTGCAACAAGGATCTCCTTTGAAAGACCAGTTTAATAATgcgtaagttttattttataaaattaaggtAAATAAATCACCAGCCTGGCCTTTTCTCAACTTCGTTGGGGTCCCCTCCCAGCTTACttgaatgcagctgagtgccattTACATTGAGCGAATGTCTAtttcacctcctcaacccagcttaCCCAGGCTACCAGATACCCCTGGGTAAGACTGTGTATTATTCAGGTAAATTAATTTACGTAAAAGACATTTAAACTGGTTTAAATTTCATTGTAATGTAACGCAAATAAGATGATTAATATGCCTAACTATGCAATGTGCAATATTTGCACACATTTTATACTATAAGCTGTCCATTGAACCATATATATATTCCGACTAAACAAACAGACTTCAGTATATATGTTCAACGTATCTGGATTCAGTTTACTTAGCCCAAACGCGTAAGTCACATTCTCGGTCACTGACCTCTTAATTCACGACTTCCCGCCAATTTTATGTGCGTGTTGTCATAGACAATATTTACGTGATCTATTTATCGGGATTTCCTTACGAGCGTAGGCTGAACAACGtgactgaattatttttaataaaaattccagcATTTTTTTAGGAGTGGAAAATACCCGTTGATGTTAAAAATCTTCATGGAACGTCTTAAATAATACTGCGCAAAACTATAGTCTATCCTAAGAATATCtttgtattgaaataaaagtaatgtattGATTATGAACGTGTCCCTGTTCAAAACCCTTGATAAGGGTCCCCCTTTCAAGAGAAGGGCCTCTTTACAAATTAGGTCAGTAACAGACATACAATACATAATCAAGTAACTTCGtaacaataaatatgtacgtATATTTTAGTAAAGAAATTATGACTATTTACTATAGATTAGGTAAACAGTAAATCTCCACAAGGCAAATCAATAGCTGATAAGGATAACATTAGTTTAGTATGGGAGTATGGACAATATAATCGTTTTTATCCTTCAGGCAGGTAAGTAGATACAAAAAATTTTACCTACTAAAAACTCATTTCTTGTAACCtttcttgtatttgtatttctttcttGAAACCATAATTGAAAAAATGTCGTGAGCCTAGCAGCGGCTTAGTCAaaatcaaaggtttttattctaTATAGACCTATTACAATTTCTTACGAAACTTTAACACCTAGGAGTGggtgggtctcatggagaagaacggaaaagaaactccatagacacttatttcaaaatagGAAACGCTTCTAACAATGATGCCGTTTTtcacaaaagaaacaaaaattatacaaaaacacTGGCAAAAGAATAATCCAATGCTTACCCATTGCctaaatgtaatacctacttaattttatagCCGCTAGTTTAGAACTAATCTTGTGTAGCGTGGAACATAAACGGGTAATGTCCTATGCTAATATCGTAGGTGTGTTGCTAAAGGTGACTGATGACGTTACTTCGTATAAATGTATACTAATTTACACATACGTATTTTGTTTGTCTAGTTGATCTCGGGAAATATTgctatcatcatcctcctgcccttattccgatttttatttgaggtcggcgcagCACGTTTTCGTCATCCATACTTTTCTGTCTGCCCTCATGTTATTAGCAACAATTTTTCTAACCATATATCATCTTTAATACATTATACctatccatcgtttctttgttcGTCCTCTTCCACTATGTGCTCtgatattgaaaatgttttagtacaaaagttttaaaacatttcccTAAGCATTTTCAATTTAGTTACGAGCCCTATACAGTCGGCTGATCAGTGTCTGATGAGCATAGAATCGACTGCCCGTATCTTTTGGAAAATCTATTGTTTTCTGAAAACGAGGCAAGcttaacttataaaataaacagtctATTTACAGGCAGTAACGAAAAAGTTAGaacaatatgtattttaaaaggtAAATGAGACTAAAGTTTcctaagaataaattaaatgctatttattcacaaaagtTCAAACGTTTTCTGTCCACTTTCGCTAAACATTTGTTTGCGTTCAAACCTTTGATATGAACATAAACACAATAgttatgtttgtttgaacttgTGTTGGACTAGTTACGTTCGATCGTTTTGCTTTCAATGGTAGGCAGCATTAATTCTTAATGGCTTCGAAGCTCTTTCAAGTTCTAATCGATAACCAGCGTGGTTTTAATAccctacataaatatgtatgtacacacAGTAAAAGTAGATTATAGGGTTATTTGTACTAACATAGCAATAGTCGATACCTACAAGATAAGCTAAATGTGACCTATGATGAATTGGGATTTCCAATAACATCTTGTTGTAATGAATCATTTTCGATATGCGGTGTTTGAGTCATTGTAAGTTGTAAAGAACTTAAAAgtttaggtattataaaaaaacatgaactTTTAAATATAACACAAGTTATAACTACAGGAAAAATAAGAACTAAGTTAAAAATGGTTTCGACAAACGCCTTGAGGTTAATCAAAAATCAAATGCGTCATCAGTCTTAATCTACAAACGATATTTTACACTCAAACTAGCGGCCCTAGTTTATAACTTTTTCGAAAACAGACAGAAAGACGCGACGACCTTTAACCTTGTTACTGTACAGCCtgtttatcgtcccactgccacagattactacagatacttcactcagtagaaaacttccaatacctattacgataattgcctactccttcgcgtcagcaaccactgtatgctaaaatgcgcctaaatgctcaagcgtacagcagtgattgcttcgcaccgcgcgattccacagtaatcgcagggctgcctcttcggtaaaattaaattaacataactttttatctatgttattgagaactgtgaatatgttctgacttttatgtggcagttaaaaattttatcatttataaaatatttaaccaacttaaaaaaaaggaggtgattagacataggtacaggccaaactgagaagtttgacttgtatggtttgtaggtatgtatgtttgtgcgcgataatctcgcgtttggctaaaccgatatcgatgcgattttcagaaaaggatttgttacatttaggagaacgttttaaaataagtataatacttcttagtttgatgatgatcttcggagatgttcactagaaatgaaaaaaaaaaccttaaaaaaagagaaccgacttcaaataaggcacaaagccgtaagaaataatttggtttttttttatgttggtgctaacagctggtaattacgaatcgaaaaagcaccgacatcaaaaaataaattatttcttacggtttagtgttttgaagtcggttctcttcttttaaagtttgttttattatttttgtaagtttgttttgttttatatacctattggtgctgactgtagaagaaacctagataaaacataattatatacatcagtgtgtaggtaaaataaaaaaatccttaaagttacagcacataaggcaccacacggcatcgtaatgcgcgtacgaacgaacagcactattagaagtcggttaaaaattgaacggcgtgcgcgcgcttcgcttgtgaaaaccgcaactgaatttgatccgccggcggaccgagaccgctcggctgggcggtaggcacttatagcgcgcaagtacatggagtgacggaggcctgccactgctgggcacaggtcttctctcacatggagaagggtTGAGCATTAGTCACCACGGTTGCTTATTATACTCTTTAAGCTATACTAAGTTGTAACTAAAATCCACCTCCAACCATTACAGAATCCTGCAACTACTAAACAAGCGAAAACTGGAGAAGCTCAAAGAAATCTGGTGGAACAACAACCCGGAGACCATGAAATGTGAGAAGCAAGACGACCAGTCCGACGGCATATCCATTCAGAACATCGGAGGAGTATTTATAGTTATATTCATGGGTATTGGACTGGCTTGTGTCACTCTTGGAGTGGAGTACTGGTGGTATAAGTGGAGGAAGAGGCCTGTTGTTGGAGATGTTACTCAGGTACGTTGTTTTTTAGGTTTAAAGTTGATTTTATGTGGGTCCTGTACGGACTTTCGCGAATAAAGTATCTGAGGAAAATCTCTTAGACCTGACGCTGTTCttagaatagaataaaatatcatatagcataatgaaatattttatcgacgtaaaaaaTAGCAAACATTTGCATGTCATCGTGCTGTAAAGAGTGGAAGTTTTAGGCGTTTTATCAGTAGGTACAATTTTACCAAGAAGTTTTCAGCTTTTACAATACTTTGAAGatactattaaaataatgtagggGACTCACCCTAGTGCGATCAAGGATGGCGGTCTCCTCAGCTAGCCCCATGTCCCATTGCAGAAGAAACGACAATCATCACTACCCACAATTTACACATACATACGATTAAATTATGTATCCACTAAGAGTTTTTTCTTCGCTCAAACTTTTAGGAAAAGAGCAGAAACTGTAACGGTCTTAACTACCCACAATTTAAGTATTGGTAGACTTTGaccgttataatatttttgcatgAAAAAGTCGACATAGTATTTTTTCCATTATGACGTTTATGacatatttttgatttgactGATATTTATGTTTCAGGTGGAGCCAGCGAAATTAACCAGAAACAACGTTGACAAACAAGGTGAAGGATTTACTTTCCGCGGCAGGAATTTAGGTCTCACTTTTAAACCTAAGTTCTAAAATACTAGAACAAAAACTATTATTCGTAGGTATTTTAGTATTTCCATATGTTCATTgatctcattttatttaaataagtatatttgtgTAGATCTGCCCCTTTGTATGCAAGTGTGAGTGCAATAAACACTTATAAACACCACAAagttgcttatttatttgtaaaaccgTATAAATTCCTTTACATACGAATGGGATGCATTGTTAAGTGGTCCTGGGCCATAAGATTGAATAAAGGAAGTATTGCTAATATATATGATATGCATGACGAGCCTACAAGGTTTCGTTTCAATGAAAAATGTTCTAGAAAGTTCGAAGGCAACGTGGTTTCGGAAAATACCGCTTGTTACATTCCACAATATTActtatgtgaaaatatttaaatatttagacaATTTAGGGTTTTCCGTAttgtatgattttttattatttattccgtATGATTTTATGGCACGACAAActaatgaaaatatgtaaaaaaaatactggaagACATTGCTCCTAATTATACATGGATGGCTTACTTTTCACATTGATTTACAATAGaggattattataaataaaagcttcAATAATGTAGTGATAGCAACAAAAAAACGtgaattatttcaaaaaaggttttattacaataacttaaCGAGCTAAGTTACAAAAGTACGATCAACATAACTCTAATACAATGTACAATGGACGTGGGATGTGAACCAACTGCAAACAAGATGATAAAAAACACTTTAATAAGCTGTTATGTCAATGACGTGATAAAGATTGTAGAAGAAATACGTTATTGttgtaatcataatttattaactagtttcttttgttgtaaatatatcTCTTCACATTCAGCATTATGGCTTACCAGAATTCATCTTCAAGATATGTTGccaaaatgttacaaaatgtgATGGCAAAGACCTTATCTTATTTGCCCTCTTGCCCTCAAcgttttaagaaatattaactGAGAAGCCCTGTATATAAGCTACATAACCCAGTTTCAAAATTATCCAACTCCGCTTTAAAAGTGTTCCTTTCACATAATCACCAAAACAATTATGATAACATTTGGGTTTCAACAATTCTGTCTTGGGCCCTTTTTTCTACATTAGGTAAAGAGAGCTTTAAATCGATCTTTGTGATTATTTGCTAATCAATCTTTTTGTCCCTATGTATGTGTATCTTCTTCAATTTACAGTTGGTTCACATATTCGTCCCCTTCCTAATCTGCTAGTTGAGTATTATGACGGCAATACTAACATAACTTTGATAAACTCAACTACAGTATTCATATTGTCATTACAAGGCAAGAATCCATCGCAGTTTAATTACCTAAAACCATGATCTGCCATACTTTGATTAACTACATCATCTTCAATCacgtgtttattaatattagtatctAACAAGCCATCTCGCTtgtcttaatttatatttacattagaaAAATagccatttaaatataaatattaaattatttaatttggtaAGTTTATAGCTCGATAGTCTTGCCATGTTTGTTCAAGTTTTTCATATTCTTGTTGCATAACTCTAGTTCTAGCCTGAGGCCATCCACTTCGGCTTCTAAAGTGCGAGATCTCTTGAACATTTGGACATAGTTCAGTTGTAACTGTTTCTGGTATCTTAGTACTTTGTCTTTCTCTTCGGACCATTTTCTCCTTTCGCTGTTGAATTGTGTTTCTTTAGCTTCGAGCTCGCATTTGAGTCTGTCGACAATGGCGGTGGCTGCACAGGGTTCGGAACAAGAATCTGGCAATTCTCCATTCAGTCTTTGAACTTCGGCATCTTCGAGAGCACTGTCGTTGGAATTCCAGTGATATTCATTAGTCTTGCAAACGTCATAAATCCCTCTCATTGTTCTCCCACACTCAATACCTTCATACCCACTTAGGGATATATCTGAAAGTTCCTGTCGTAACTCTTTGAGTTCCGTTTTTAGtctttcaatttcatttttgctAGTCTCCTTAGTCTTAGTCAGGTCTGAAACGCTTTCCATGAGGTCGTTGGTAAGTCGGTCGACTTCAGATTGAAGTCGGTTGATAGACTTCTCCTTTTCTTCCGTTTCTGCTCGAAGCCTCATGATTTCCTTTTCTTTCTTGTCGAGAACTTCTCGCAGTTGGCGGCAGTCAGCCTTCAGGGTGAGGTACTCGTGTCCCTTTGCTGTTTGTTCATTCTGGAATTAGAGAAACGAAATCTGTGAGTAATAAGTTCCGTTTAGAAGTATTATGACGAAGACATACAAGAAGCATGTTAATGTCTTTTTTTACATTGGTTAGGGGTATATACAAGAGTAGTCTGATAACTAGCTTTACTTAGATATTATCattcaataagtaaataactgaTTTGTAGAAATCAAAAAAGGGCAGATGATCTTTGCTAATTGTGCGGAAAAGTTTAGTGAGTGAAGGTTTCATTCGATTGTTGCATCTGCTTATTCATTTACaaaaggtattttacatataGCGGTATATACAGTAGACACACTTCTGTATTATTGGTATGTGCACAAAATCAGGACACTTCTGTAATCAAATCTACCAAGTATCCAACCAACCTGAGCATCTTTAAGCTGCGTTTTCAACAGCGCAATCTCCCCAGCTCTCTGACAGAGACTCCACTCGGTGTCCTCAAGTCTCTGCCGCAGAAGCGCTCGGTCCCTCCTCACTCGC encodes the following:
- the LOC110373062 gene encoding leucine zipper putative tumor suppressor 2 homolog isoform X1 produces the protein MGQSEQARNTRASPRTRRSPDLPPLPPQIQPCSGFLGNGKSVIRPIAFKPLGGRLSAGGERYGSTPVLASRPPSHLTLYGSSSDVREGRWCGSPQPASLSALPPATPSAPLHQRHHSAIVTKSSSVLSGADKEPVPAPSPADSGVAELERDQHDYGTTERVRSHEVRVRAARGLMMQSFGRSRDERDAELARVRRDRALLRQRLEDTEWSLCQRAGEIALLKTQLKDAQNEQTAKGHEYLTLKADCRQLREVLDKKEKEIMRLRAETEEKEKSINRLQSEVDRLTNDLMESVSDLTKTKETSKNEIERLKTELKELRQELSDISLSGYEGIECGRTMRGIYDVCKTNEYHWNSNDSALEDAEVQRLNGELPDSCSEPCAATAIVDRLKCELEAKETQFNSERRKWSEEKDKVLRYQKQLQLNYVQMFKRSRTLEAEVDGLRLELELCNKNMKNLNKHGKTIEL
- the LOC110373062 gene encoding leucine zipper putative tumor suppressor 2 homolog isoform X2 produces the protein MMTSVYHEGKSVIRPIAFKPLGGRLSAGGERYGSTPVLASRPPSHLTLYGSSSDVREGRWCGSPQPASLSALPPATPSAPLHQRHHSAIVTKSSSVLSGADKEPVPAPSPADSGVAELERDQHDYGTTERVRSHEVRVRAARGLMMQSFGRSRDERDAELARVRRDRALLRQRLEDTEWSLCQRAGEIALLKTQLKDAQNEQTAKGHEYLTLKADCRQLREVLDKKEKEIMRLRAETEEKEKSINRLQSEVDRLTNDLMESVSDLTKTKETSKNEIERLKTELKELRQELSDISLSGYEGIECGRTMRGIYDVCKTNEYHWNSNDSALEDAEVQRLNGELPDSCSEPCAATAIVDRLKCELEAKETQFNSERRKWSEEKDKVLRYQKQLQLNYVQMFKRSRTLEAEVDGLRLELELCNKNMKNLNKHGKTIEL